The Anastrepha ludens isolate Willacy chromosome X, idAnaLude1.1, whole genome shotgun sequence genome includes a window with the following:
- the LOC128870275 gene encoding uncharacterized protein LOC128870275, translating into MDQFFHFGKRLTNLENIFNENKIEASEQLTQFKTVRECKVLLRRIHHSVCKMTGEEVDEIQTEISSTLPLQTLAAAEEFEKKLLQQQYLEAMKTLLLKIKGPETTVDDLLRQLYSNEMLSLCNWDGRGNNEALSQYSLVSDILFDIFQLCGRATYEKNIRRSIELSHHRFKQRNYRQRNLNKK; encoded by the exons ATGGACCAATTCTTTCATTTCGGCAAGCGACTAACTAATttagaaaacatatttaatgaaaat AAAATCGAAGCCAGTGAGCAGCTAACACAATTTAAGACGGTGCGTGAATGTAAGGTCCTACTCCGCAGGATTCATCATTCTGTTTGTAAAATGACTGGAGAAGAAGTGGATGAAATTCAAACGGAAATATCGTCCACATTACCATTGCAAACGCTAGCTGCAGctgaagaatttgaaaaaaagctgctgcaacaacaatatcTTGAGGCAAtg aaaactttacttttgaaaattaagggTCCTGAAACGACTGTTGACGATTTGCTTCGTCAACTTTATAGTAATGAAATGTTGTCGCTTTGCAACTGGGATGGTAGGGGCAACAATGAAGCATTGTCCCAATATTCTCTTGTTTCGGACATACTTTTTG ATATTTTTCAGCTATGCGGACGAGCAACTTACGAGAAGAACATTCGTAGGTCAATTGAGCTTAGTCACCACCGTTTTAAGCAGCGAAATTATCGGCAGCggaatttaaataagaaataa
- the LOC128870276 gene encoding uncharacterized protein LOC128870276 — protein MDQFFHFGKRLTNLENIFNENKIEASEQLTQFKTVRECKVLLRRIHHSVCKMTGEEVDEIQTEISSTLPLQTLAAAEEFEKKLLQQQYLEAMKTLLLKIKGPETTVDDLLRQLYSNEMLSLCNWDGRGNNEALSQYSLVSDILFDIFQLCGRATYEKNIRRSIELSHHRFKQRNYRQRNLNKK, from the exons ATGGACCAATTCTTTCATTTCGGCAAGCGACTAACTAATttagaaaacatatttaatgaaaat AAAATCGAAGCCAGTGAGCAGCTAACACAATTTAAGACGGTGCGTGAATGTAAGGTCCTACTCCGCAGGATTCATCATTCTGTTTGTAAAATGACTGGAGAAGAAGTGGATGAAATTCAAACGGAAATATCGTCCACATTACCATTGCAAACGCTAGCTGCAGctgaagaatttgaaaaaaagctgctgcaacaacaatatcTTGAGGCAAtg aaaactttacttttgaaaattaagggTCCTGAAACGACTGTTGACGATTTGCTTCGTCAACTTTATAGTAATGAAATGTTGTCGCTTTGCAACTGGGATGGTAGGGGCAACAATGAAGCATTGTCCCAATATTCTCTTGTTTCGGACATACTTTTTG atattTTTCAGCTATGCGGACGAGCAACTTACGAGAAGAACATTCGTAGGTCAATTGAGCTTAGTCACCACCGTTTTAAGCAGCGAAATTATCGGCAGCggaatttaaataagaaataa
- the LOC128869665 gene encoding uncharacterized protein LOC128869665, which yields MDQFFHFGKRLTNLENIFNENKIEASEQLTQFKTVRECKVLLRRIHHSVCKMTGEEVDEIQTEISSTLPLQTLAAAEEFEKKLLQQQYLEAMKTLLLKIKGPETTVDDLLRQLYSNEMLSLCNWDGRATMKHCPNILLFRTYFLIFFSYADEQLTRRTFVGQLSLVTTVLSSEIIGSGI from the exons ATGGACCAATTCTTTCATTTCGGCAAGCGACTAACTAATttagaaaacatatttaatgaaaat AAAATCGAAGCCAGTGAGCAGCTAACACAATTTAAGACGGTGCGTGAATGTAAGGTCCTACTCCGCAGGATTCATCATTCTGTTTGTAAAATGACTGGAGAAGAAGTGGATGAAATTCAAACGGAAATATCGTCCACATTACCATTGCAAACGCTAGCTGCAGctgaagaatttgaaaaaaagctgctgcaacaacaatatcTTGAGGCAAtg aaaactttacttttgaaaattaagggTCCTGAAACGACTGTTGACGATTTGCTTCGTCAACTTTATAGTAATGAAATGTTGTCGCTTTGCAACTGGGATGGTAGGGCAACAATGAAGCATTGTCCCAATATTCTCTTGTTTCGGACATACTTTTTG ATATTTTTCAGCTATGCGGACGAGCAACTTACGAGAAGAACATTCGTAGGTCAATTGAGCTTAGTCACCACCGTTTTAAGCAGCGAAATTATCGGCAGCggaatttaa